The Capricornis sumatraensis isolate serow.1 chromosome 20, serow.2, whole genome shotgun sequence genome contains the following window.
GCCTCCCCGCGCGGGTGGGAGGGATGAGACGCTGCCGCGCGGACAGCGGAGGGGCGCCCGCGGCGGCCGTCGCTGGCGATTTGACCCGCACCCGGCCCCGAGCGCGCACAGCGCTCAGGAGGGAGAGCCTGCGGGAGGCGGCTGTGCCGTCCGTCAAGGGCGGGAACCTGAAGCGAAGCTGTCAAGGCGACCTCCGGAGCGCTTTCGGCAAGCCGGCCGCGGGGCCGCGGGGCCGCTGGAGGAGGCAGTGGTCCGGTTTATCACACCGGGCGCGCTTCCGCTGAGCGCGAGGCTCAGCGCCCTGGACAGACTCGTCCCCCGCCTTGCGGTCCGCGGTGCTCAGCTAGTGCTCATCTAATAAATTTTGACGCACAGTAATGCGAACCCAGGTAGATTAGATTACAAAGGAAGAGCGTGACTCAGATGTGCTCTCCGTAACCCTAACCCCAACCCCTGGCCGACCTGGGAAGTGCTGGGACCCTCCGTGCCAAGGGGAAAGCAGGCTCGGATGGGGAGCGTCTCCCCTAGGGACACTCCTTGGCAGGGCAGCTGGGCATGTCCTCCTACGCTGTGGCTTTCTCTGCCCTCTCAGTCTCTGCAGAGGctggggcagaggagccaggaggggccTGAGAGCTGCATGCCGCTCCCTGGGCATGGGTATTTCCACTCTAGTGGCCATGCTAAACTCCACATGGGATATGGGacttttccaaggaatcttccagaaattttctcgtttttagttttaataatagGTTTCTTGAAATGTAATCTAAACACATTCATACAATTTGCCCAGAGTCTACAATTCATTTTGTTGTTAATATGATCACAtagttatgcaaccatcaccacttattccagaacattttcaagaAACCCCATCCTGATTCAAGTCACGTCCCATTTCTCCTTCCCCTTAATCCCTGGCAACCATGTCTACTgtttgtctctatggatttactaTTGTGGGCATTTCATACCAATAAAATCCTACATAAGCAGAAATCCACCCTTTAGAACAGCAGCCTGTGGATTGTTCTTCCCAGCCAGCGGAACCAGCTCAGCCATGCATGTGAACGCTGGAGCCAAAGAGATGTGGGTGTGAATCCTGCTTCCATTATAGCCTTGCTCTTGGCCCTGCTGGAACTCACTCTTCACTtggggatggtgggggtggggtacacTTGGCCTTGGGTGTGCCTGGCTTCACACAGGCTGTGGTCCCTGCTCTCGCCTACTCGTGGGCTGTGAGAGGACTGTGGGCCTCtgctgggtttaaaaaaaaaaaaaaggttattttattttttggctgtgttggttcTGCATtgctgcacgcgggctttctctagttgtggtaagcgGGGGCTACACTTTGCTGttgtgcgtgggcttctcattgcggtggcttcttgaTGCAGAGCAAGGCTGTAGGTGcctgggctcagtaattgcggtGCACTTGAgcttagctgccctgaggcacatgcgatcttcctggaccggggatgaAACCAGtgttccttgcattgcaaggtggattctaaaccattgcttcccaggtggcgctagtggcaaaaaacatgcctgccaatgcaagatccATGAGTCAGTCAGGCAGGCAGGCAgtccagtagctcagtcgtgtcagactctttgctaccccaaggactccatcacgccaggcttccctgtccatcaccaactccaggagcttgctcaaactcatgtccatcaaattggtgatgccatccagccatctcatcctctgtgtccccttctcctcccaccttcaatccctcccaccatcagggtctgttccagtgagtccgttcttcgcatgaggtggccaaagtattggaacgtcagtttcagcatcagtcctcccggtgaacattcaggactgatttcctttaggacggattggttggatctccttgcagaccaagggactctgaagagtcttctccaacaccacagttcaaaagcatcaattcttcagcgctcagctttctttatagtccaactctcacatccatacatgactactggaaaaaccatagctttgactagatggacctttgttggcaaagtaatgtctctgcttttctagtatgctatctagcttggtcatagcttttcttccaaggaacaagactcttttaatttcatggcagcagtcaccatctgcagtgattttagagccccccaaaataaggtctctcactgtttccattgtttccccatctatttgccataaagtgatgggaccagatgccacaatcttagttttctgaatgttaagctttaagccaactttttcactctcctcttgcactttcatcaagaggctctgtagtttttcttcattttttctgccataaaggtggtgtcatctgcgtatctgaggttattgatatttctcccagcaatcttgactccagcatgtggtggaaggaagaaaaagaggaagaaaaaaacgaaggaagaatgccttcctcagtgatcaatgcaaaaatagaggaaaacaatagaatgggaaagactagatatctcttcaagaaaattagagataccaagggaacatttcatgcaaagatgggcacaattagtgacagaaatcgtatgggccaacagaagcagaagatattaaaaagaggtgacaagaatacacacaagaactgtacaaaaaagattgtcATGACCCATGTAATgccagtggtgtgatcactcacctagagccagacatcctggaatgggaagtcaagtgggcctgaggaaccATTACtatgaaaaagctagtggaggtgatggaattccggttgagctgtttcaaatcctgaaagatgatgatgtggaagtgctgcactcaatatgccagcacatttggaaaactcagcagtggccacaggactggaaaaggtcagttttcattccaatcccgaagaaaggcaatgccaaagaatgctcaaactaccacacaatcgcactcatctcacatgctagcaaagtagtgctgaaaattctccaagccaggcttcaatagtacgtgaactgacTACATGAACAGTACATGAAAcattcaagctggacttagaaaaggcagaggaatcacagatcaatttgccaacatctgttggatcatcaagaaagcaagagagttccagaaaaacatctacttctgatttattgattatgccaaagcctttgactgtgtagatcacaacaaactgcaaaattcttcaagagatgggaataccagaccacctgacctgcctcctgagaaatctgtatgcaggtcaagaagcaacagttagaactggacataggacaacagactggttccaaataggaaaagagtacatcaaggctgtagattgtcaccctgcttatttaacttatatgcagagtacatcatgggaaatgccaggctgaatgaagcacaagctggaattaagattaccaggagaaatatcaataacctcagatatgcagatgacaccatacttacctataagagacacgggttcaatccctgggttgggaagatcccctggaagaggacatggcaagccaccgcatattcttgcctggggaatcccatagacagaggagcctggcaggctataatccatacagctgcacagagttggatgcaactgaagcaacttagcaggcatgcacagacccccagggaagctctGATGTCAATTTTCAAAGGGCAATAtcaacttccctggaggtccagtggttaaaactgggtgctgggaactaagattcctgcatgccacgtggtgcagccaaagaaagagaaaacaagagattTGGATTTTACACCAAAGAAGATGCACAGATGGCAGAGAGAAgcagatgaaaatattctgaacatCATATGCCATTACGGAATTTCAAATTTAACAATATCACTACatatctattagaatggctaaaatccaaaATACTGACAAGCTGTACCAGAACTCTACTGCTGTccagaatacaaaattatatagcccttggaaggaaagttatgaccaacctagatagatattgaacagcagagacattgctttgccaacaaaggtccgtctagtcaaggctatggtttttccagtggtttgtatggatgtgagagttggactgtgaagaaagctcagtgccgaagaattgatgcttttgaactgtgttgttgaagactcttgagagtcccttggactgcaaggagatccaaccagtccattctgaaggagatcagccctgggtgttctttgcaaggaatgatgctgaagctgaaactccagtactttggccacctcatgcaaagagttgactcattggaaaagactctgatgctgggagggattgggggcaggaggaaaaggggacgacagaggatgagatggctggatggcatcaccgactcgatgaacattagtctgagtgaactccgggagttggtgatggacagggaggcctggggtgctgcaattcatggggtggcaaagagttggacaggactgagagactgaactgaactgaactaggaagaCAATTGGTagtttcttataaatttaaatacaCTCCTATTATGTGATCCATCTACCACACGCCTAGGTATTTACACAAATGTACTGAAAATATGTCCACACAGACAGTGGAACAGGAATGTTTATAGCAATTTATCCGTAACTGCTTAGAACTGGAGTCAAACGGATGCTTTTCCATGggtaaataaataaggaaattggTACATTcatacagtggagtattatttagcaataaaaagaactGTGCTCTGGAGCCACAAAGAAAGCATGGCGGAATCTTAAATGTGTATTCctaagtgaaaaagtcagctgAAAAaggtacatactgtatgattccagctTTATGACATTTTGGGAAAGGTACAACTAGAGAGAGTGAAATAGCGGTTGCCGAGGTctcaggggaagggagggaggggtgaaCAGACGGAACCGAGGTTTTTCAGGCAGCAAACTAGCCTGTAGAATCCTGTAATGACTGACGTGTACAAAAAGGTGTAAGTTCATACTTCCTACTTTAAAAGCGACAAAACCAGTGTAACTATGCTCTTTGGTCTGTAACAAACAAATACATTTCCCAATAACGGAAAGGCTGTCCTCCGCCCGCGACCGGGTCCGAACGCCCAACCGGAAGTCGCGGGCCCGCCCCCGCCGCTCTGCCGGAAGCGCCCCGCCTCGGGCCCCGCCTCGGGCCCCGCCCGGGCCCCGCCGGTGCAGACGCAGCCTGCGACGGCCGTTAGGCGACGGGGGGTTCGCGCGCGCCTCGGACCGGGCCGCGGGTGACGCGGGCGGCGAGAGAATGGGGGCACGCGGACAGCGCTGCCACCTGGCGGCGCCGGCCGGCCGGGCCTTGCGACGTTGGGGTCGGGTGTCCGTTTCGCCTCCGCTGGCGGTCGCTGCGTCCCGGGGAGGGCAGCGGGGCTGGGCTGCCGGCGTGGCCCCGCGCGGTGAGGCACGTTGAGGGCAGCGCTGTCACCGCGGAGACCGTCACGGCGCCTTTGCTCGCACCGTGACCCCGGCCATGAGTCCCTTTTCGCCGAGACTTGCTGTTGTCCTCCGAGAACCTCCTGAAGCGGCTCCTGGTCTTCAGTCGGCCGGGGGCTCGGGCGGGCTGGCGGGTACGGAGCTCAGCTGAGCCCGCTGAAACTCTCCGCCATTCGGTTCCGATGGCCAAGGAGGCGCAGGTGAGTGGGAGGTGCGCCCCGGTTCTCAGCACCCGAGTCCCCACCCAGCAGGCCTGGACTCTGAATGGCCTGTGAGAGGTGAGGAAGGCTGTGACAGGTGAAGGGGCAGTCTGCAGAGACAGAGACGGAGGAGGGACGGGGATCTGGGAGCTACGTGTGTGGTGTGGTTCCCGGCGACAGAGGGTTGCAGGGTGAGGAGGTCCTCTGTGCAGAGCCGGGGGGTACCCTTGGCCGTGGGCCGTTGGAggggtggcggggcggggggcgaggCAGGATGGACTTGAAATTGCTCCCCGTGGTCGCACCCGGGAGACACCAGTGTGCACAGTGGCACGCGAGAGCTGCCAGTGGGGTGGACTGGTGAGGTTGTGCTGAGGGTGTGAAGTTGTACCGTGCTGCCGTACAGTTACGTGCCGGGCGTGCAGGAAGGCAAAGTGGAGGGCCTTTGGAGTATGGTACTCAGGCCTGAGAGAGAGACGGTACCGTGGGTTTTGTGGCTTCCGAATGGTGATCCCTGGGAGACAGGGAATTGACTGGCAGGAAATAGGATGGGCCTGTGTGCTTCTAGGCGTCCATCGATGGCAGCCTGTTGTTGTGGGCTGGACGCAGAGTTTGATAGCAACAAGATGAGAGAGGCACCAGTGGTGCTGGGGGCCCTGGGAGCCCTCTGAGCCAGGGGTCTTAGGAGGAGAGAGGTATGAGGGCTTGTGAGTGGTGGGGGCTCACAGGGAGCCAGGACGGCAGTGAGGGATGTGGCGGGACCTGAGGCACGGGTCAAGGGCGTGGGTGTGCTGCTCTGTCCGTATTTTGGTTGTCTTTCTGCCCGTTAGTGACCCTAAGACTCAGTGGAATTTATCATTACAGGGCCCGGTGACTTTCGAGGATGTAGCTGTGTATTTCTCCCGGGAGGAGTGGGGTCTCCTTAATTTGACCCAGAGGAGCCTGTACCGTGATGTTATGCTGGAGAACGTTGCACTCATTGGCTCACTAGGTAAGTCACACTTTTCCCCAACAGACAGACCACCTCTACCTTTTCTCTATGGGAAGTTCTGTTTATCCTAAAGCCCAGAGTCTGTGTGcccttccctgtctctctctgagCAGCCCTATTGGCAGCTTTGACACCTGTTGCCCCACAGGCTCCTGGAGTAGGGCTTGGGGTTCACACGTTTATAGTTTGCCTaacaaatcccagctctgtctctttctggctgtgtgactttgctgAAGCTTTGGCCCCTCTGTGCTCTGAGTTTTGCCTTCCTCCTCCAAAAGAAATTTTGTAGGGCCAGATGTCAACCATGAATTAAAATCAGTAGATCAGTTTGGGCAGgatagccacttttttttttttgctgctttgaGTGGCTTGTGGGCTTTTAGTTACCcatcagggattgaagctgcgCCCTTGACAGggaaagcgtggagtcctaaccactagacctccagaAAATTCCAGGACTGCCATGTTTAATATCTTTCAATCCATAAACATGaatgtatttctgtttatttagctccatatattttttaaaaataatttgatgtatttattcattttggacTGTGCTGGATCTTGTAGCTGCGGGTGGGCTTTCTTTAGTCACGGCAGCTGGGCCACTCTTCCTTGCCATATGCAggcactgaggtggcttctctcatcGCAGAGCGTGGGCTGTAGGGCagatgggcttcagtagttgcagcaagtgagctcagtcatttcagctcccaggctctagagcacaggctcagtagttgtagctcaggagcttagttgccccacagcacgtgggatcctcctggaccagagactgaacctgtctcctgcattggcagacggattctttaccactgagccaccagggaaacccactagctctaattttttaaacagtGTTTTTAATATACAAGGCTAAATTTATTTctgagtattttattcattttgatgctCTTTCCCCCCctccttttaatcttttttttaatgctcttttaaatggaatttttttcttaatttcattttagattgtacattgctagtgtatagaatggagaaggcaatggcaccctactccagtactcttgcctggaaaatcccatggatggaggagcctggtaggctacagttcatggggtcgctaagagtcagacacgactgagtgacttcactttcacgcagtggagaaggaaatggcaacccactccagtgttcttgcctagagaatcccagggacgggggagcctggtgggctgccgtctctggggtcgcacagagtcggacatgactggagcaacttagcagcagtgtttAGAAATGTAATTGATTTTCCTATACAGATCTTGTGCTCGGCATCCTTGCTAAATTCGTTTATTAGTTCTGATAGTTCTTTCAGTGGATTGTTTGGTATTTTCTATAATGTCAGGACATCTGTGAATAGAgatatttttacttcttcctttgccTAACCAACTTGGCTATTGGATATAAATTGTAAGAGTAGACGTCTTTTCTTGTTCCAGTTCTTACAGGAAAAGCACTTATCAGTCTTTCACTaatgagtatgatgttagctataaGTTTATTACATATGCCCTATTCAGGTGAGGAAGTTCTCTTGTTGAGtgcatttattttgaaaagttgTTAGATTTTGTACAGTGCTTCTCCATATCTGTTGAAATGAACATGTGATTTTTGTCCTCTGTCCtattaatgtgatgtattacagCAATTGATTTTCTATATTCATGAGTTATCAGTGgtacaattttcttttcttgtctctttATTTGGATTGAGTATGAGGATAATTTTGGCTTCAGTGGATGAATTGGGAAATGTTCCCTTCTTCTCTACTGTTTTATGAACTGTTTCTGAAATATTGGTGTTAATTCTTATTTCTGTGTTAATATTAACCTGTGACACCATCTCAGCCTAACTTGTTTTGTTTCTCCTgtggggaagtttttttttttcttaagtctaTTCAgctattctatttcttcttcagttagtttatctctgctctttttttttttctttctaattgtcTTCCTTctacttttggttttttttttcttctttttgttccttgAAGTATAAAGTTAGGATATTGGTTggaggtcttttttaaaaaaattcattttataattgaaatgtagttgatttacagtgtttcaggggtacagcagagtgattcagttatacatagaggTCTTTTTTATTATGTGTGTTGTGACAatataagaaatatgtattttgtcTTTGTTCCCAATTCTTTGGCATGCAGCTCCTAAAACTTTTGGAATCTCTGCAGTGATGAGATGCTTCTGTATGCTGATGAACATTGACAGTTGCTGGGGAACCGTGGATAGTTTCAGAATaggggctggtcaccagaaataTCAGGGGATGATTGGAAGGTTGGATTTTCAGTTactcccagcctcctcctctcacTTGCCTACCCTGactttttgggggtgggggggcctggAGTTTGGGCCAATCATCAATGGCCAGTGATTCAGTCAGTCATGCCTATGTGAGGAAACATCCATAAAAACTCCAAAATGACCagttcagagagcttctgggttaGTGGACACATCTGAGATGCTAGGAGAATGGTGCCACCAAGGGCATGGATCCTTCTTACCTCTGCATCCTCAGCCTCCACCCCTGGCATACCCTacccttttcatttcttccactgggctgttcctgagttatagCCTTTAAAATAAATTGGTAATAGTAAGTAAATTCTTTTCCTGAGTTATCTGATCTGTTCTAGCAACTTATTGAACCTGAAGAGGAATCAATAATTGTGAGAATCCCAGATTTACAGCTATCAGAAGTATGGGAGGCAAGGGACTTCAACTGATGCCTGAGGTAGTGGCAGTCTTGTGAGACCAAGCCTGTAACCTGTGGGATCTGGTGCTAATTCCACATATCTGGTGTCAGAATTGAATTGAATCCTTAAACACCCAGGTGGAGTTggagaaatggtatggaaaacCCCCATGGATTTGGTGTCAGAGGTGTTGTGAATAAGACAGCTCAGAGGTGTTGctataattttccttctaagCAAGACTTTTCCCCATAACTTTTGGTATGTTGTGTTCTCGTTCATTTATCTcaaagtgttttataattttccttgTGGTGATTTAGGAGTACTTTAATTTCCATAAACTTGCGAGTTTTCTGGATTCACAGACCTGGAGAACTGACTTTTGGTTGCCAGGGGATGGGGCAAGGAGCAGGAGGGGGTGGGTTGGAGTCTGTGACTAGCAGATGCAGATTCTTATATGTAGAATGGATAGACAACCCAGTCGCATTGTATGGCATAGGAAAGTATAGtcatatcttgtaataaaccatgatgagaaaaaattctaaaatatttgtaaatttcccaatttttttctgttgttgctttcTACTCTGAAGTCTACTGAGGCTTGTTTTATGTCCTAGCAAATGGTCTCTGTTGGAGAATGTCTCATGTGCATGTCAGAATGGAGGAGACTATGCATTCTGTTAAGTAGCATGTTCTATAGATGTCTTAGAGGTCTAGCTGGTTTCTAGTGTTATTCAAGTGTTATATCCTTCTTTTTCTGCCTAGTGGTCCTATCCATTTATGAAAGTTAGAAATTGAAGTCTCTATTATTGTCTTAATTCTTTATTTAATTATTGTCAGTTTTGCCTCACAGGGGGTTCTCTTGTAGAAAATTGTGGTAAACCAAGCCATGATATGTTCAGtatcttctaataacctataatggaaaataatctgaaaaagatatacacatatataactgaatcactttgctgtataccaggaaCTAATACAGTGCTGTaattcaactatatttcaatttaaaaaaataaataaaaaataaatgaacattcagCTGCCTCcgacagttttttaaaaacgtAGAGTCCTGCGTTCTAATACTTGACCTCCTTCATGGCTGCCATGGTGACACGAGCTGCCTCCGTTTTTGTGGGGTGGGTCAGCCTTACTACTCTTCTCCCTCAAGGTCCCCCAAGGTTGGCCACATGGAGGGTGAGGAAGAGGCCTGGGTGCCCAACACGGTCTGCagagcagaggccaggaaggGTCCCAGACTCAGTGACTGGGGCTAGGGGAGGCCTTGGTTTCGGTGATGCGTATCTGTGTGCACTGGCACTTCGGTGCTGGGGCCAGTGACCACAACTTACTCCCACCTTGCCCCTCTTCTGGACTCACCGCATGGTCTGGcagtctctcctgaggcctctgtcTTGTTCCCTCTGCTCTGTGCCACTGCAGAGCTGTCCGCGGTGACCTGCTCTGCACGTGACCTGAGGTGCACATGTCCTTCAGCACTCCACGGACACTGGCTGCTGTCAGTCACCTGCTCACTGGGGCTTGCTGTCATCAGCATCACTGGCCCAGCTGAAGCCCTGGGCAGAGCATGGCTCGAAGACCGTGGACCCCTCCCTGCAGTGCTCCCGACTCTGTCCCCTCGTCCCTGTTGCAGTTTCCCTGTTCTGGGGTTAGGCAGAGCCCTGTTCCCCTGGACCAGCCCCTCCTCATCCGAACCTTTCCCTGCAACCTGCACGTCTGTGAACACCTCCGTGGGTGTGTGCCACAGGCACCGGTGCTGAAGGTGCCTCCTCCCTGCAGGCCCGCTCTCAGTGCCCGCCTCTTCTGTCCCAGGTTGTCTGTGTAGACTGCAGGATGAGGACGCCCCTCGCGAGCTCGGAGAGAGCTGCCGAGTCTGCCTGTCAGAGAAGCCCTCTCTGTGGGGGACGTCTGGATGGGCCTTCCCTGCCACTTTAGGCCTCCTCCAGTCTCAGGCTGCCCGCAGAGAGGGGGCGCCCTGCGGGAGCCCCGAGTGCAGCGAGGCCTGCCCACCCGGCTCCGCtggccagcagcagcagggcgGCCACGCGGCACAGACGCCCTTCCGGTGCAGTGACTGTGGGCAGGCCTTCCCCCAGGCCTTCGCGCTCCTCGACCACCTCGTCGCTCACGCCAGAGAGAGGCCCTTCAGGGGCGCAGCAGGGGGAAGCAGCCCCACGGAAAACTCAACCCTGGTTCCTCACTGGAACGCTCACCCTGGAGAGGCGCCCCATGTGTGCAGTGAGTGTGGCAGGGCCTTCAGTTACCCTTCTAAACTGAGGAAGCACCAGAAGGTTCACTCTGGCATCAAGCCTTTCAAGTGTGCCGAGTGCGGGAAGACCTTCAACCGCAAGGACGCGCTCGTCCTGCACCAGAGAATCCACACCGGAGAGCGGCCTTACGAGTGCGGCGAGTGCGGGAAGGCCTTCAGCGTGCTGTCCACTCTCATTCGGCACCGGGAGGTGCACACCGGAGAGCGGCCGTACGAGTGCCGGCAGTGCGGGAAGCTCTTCAAACACAGCCAAAGCTTCGTCCTGCACCAGAGGGTGCATACGGGAGAGAGGCCCTACGGCTGCGGCGAGTGCGGGAAGGCCTACGTGACCCGCTCGGGGCTGTACCAGCACCGGAAGGCCCACACCGGCGAGCGCCCCTACGAGTGTGGCCTGTGCGGGAAGACCTACACTACCAGG
Protein-coding sequences here:
- the ZNF584 gene encoding zinc finger protein 584, translating into MAKEAQGPVTFEDVAVYFSREEWGLLNLTQRSLYRDVMLENVALIGSLGTSPSRSPKVGHMEGEEEAWVPNTVCRAEARKGCLCRLQDEDAPRELGESCRVCLSEKPSLWGTSGWAFPATLGLLQSQAARREGAPCGSPECSEACPPGSAGQQQQGGHAAQTPFRCSDCGQAFPQAFALLDHLVAHARERPFRGAAGGSSPTENSTLVPHWNAHPGEAPHVCSECGRAFSYPSKLRKHQKVHSGIKPFKCAECGKTFNRKDALVLHQRIHTGERPYECGECGKAFSVLSTLIRHREVHTGERPYECRQCGKLFKHSQSFVLHQRVHTGERPYGCGECGKAYVTRSGLYQHRKAHTGERPYECGLCGKTYTTRSYRNRHQRFHTEERAHECPECGRAFKHGSTLVQHRKVHAAGRP